The region CCCTCGACGGGGCGGCGCTCGTGGCGCTGGCCGAGGCGTTCGACGGGGCCTGCCTCGTGAAGCGCGGCGACGTCCTCGCCAGCTCGCTGGCCGCCGACGACCCGCTGGGCCGCACGCTCGGGCCCCTCGGCGCGAAACTGCTCGGCATCGACGGGGCGGTGATCGACGGTGCAGCCCCGGCCGGCGAGATTGCCAGCCGTCTCACCGCCGCCCGGGCGACGATCTGGCTGGCCACGGTCGACCAGGTCGAGCGGCTGGCCTCCTCGCCGGGCAGTGTCGCGCTCCCCGCGACGCTCGACGCCGTCGTCGTGCCGGTGGCGGATCTCGCCTCCCACGCCCGGGCGGCTGCGGCACGGGCCCCGTTCCAGCGGCGTTTCGGCGTCGAGCCGGTGACCGCGTTGGCCGTCGCCGACGCGCAGGTGCTGCTGGCCATGAACACGCCGCCGGCGCGGGTGCCGGCGGGGCACGAGGTCGTGCTCGCACCGGACTCGCTGGGGCGCGTCGTGGCGGGGGCGGTGGTCTGGCCCGACGCGGGGCGCCGCGACGAGCTCGGTCTGGCGCGGCTCGCGGGAAGCGCCGCGGCCGCCGGCGGGGCCGTCGCCGTCGGGGCGATGCTGCCCCGCCCGGGTGGACTGGCGCCCGGAGAGCCGGGGGCGCTGCCGCTCGCCGAACGCCTCGCGATCGACGGCGACGGATTCCTCCGCCCGGCCGCAGCGGAGTGACCGCGGACCCTTGTCGGCTTTGAGGGATGGAGGCCGCGCTGTATTCTTGAGCGACGGTCTGCGGACTCGCGCCGCGGCCCGACGCACCCCTAGCTCAATTGGATAGAGCATCGGTCTACGGAACCGAAGGTTGCAGGTTCGAGCCCTGCGGGGTGTAGTTCACGGCACCGCTCGAGGCGGTGAGATGACGTCCGCGATCCGAAGCCATGCGGATGCTCGATCGATCCGGTCTGAGTCGGCCCTCGGCTCTGCCTCGGGGCGACTGTGGGCAGGTCCAGCTTTGGACTTGGGCCTTTGGACTTGGGCCTTTGGACTTGGGCCTTTGGACTTGGGCCTTTGGACTTGGGCCAGCGCGGCGGCAACCGCTAGTCTGCCCCCATGCGGGCAGCCGGCGGGCAGACACCACGAGCGGTTCGGTCGGCGCCGCCTGCGGCGGCCTGGCGGGTCGTCGGTTTCGACCCCGGCCTCGACGTCACCGGCTACGGCGTCGTCGAATGTGCCCCGGGCCTGGTCCGGCTGATCGAGGCCGGCACGGTGCGGTCGCGCGGGACGGCGATCGAGGACCGGCTCGCCAGCCTCCACGCCGGTGTCGCCGAGGTGCTTGCCGACCTCCGCCCCGCGGCCCTGGCGATCGAACAGATCTTCGTCCACTCGCGGTTTCCCCGCACGGCCGTGCTCATGGGCCACGCCCGTGGGGTGATCTGCCTGGCCGCCGCCCAGGCCGCCTTGGCAGTCCACCACTATCCGCCGGCCCGTGTGAAGCGGCTGCTCACCGGCAGCGGTCGCGCCGACAAGTCGCAGATGCAGCGCGCGGTGCAGCGCGAGCTCGGCCTCGCCGGCCCGCCGCAGCCGGCGGATGCCGCCGACGCCCTCGCGGTGGCGCTGGCCGACTGGCACCTGCGGCTGCGGCTGGACCTGCTCGGCTGCCCCCGCGCGGAGACGACACGGGAATGATCAAGCGCCTCACCGGAGTGCTCGAGCGCGTCGAACCGGCGACCATCGATCTGGCCGTCGGGGCGGTCGTCCACGAGCTGCTCGTCCCCGACCTGGTGCGCCGCGAACTGCAGGGGCGTACCGGCACGACCGTGACGCTCCACTGCCTGGAGTTCCTCGAGGGCACGCCGGGGCGCGGAAATCTCGTGCCGCGGCTGGTCGGTTTCCTCTCCGAAGTCGAGCGCGAGTTCTTCGATCTCGTCTGCGAGGTCGACGGCGTCGGGGTCCGCAAGGCGCTGCGGGCGATGGTCAAGCCGGTCGGCGAGATCGCCACGGCGATCGAGGAGCAGGATGCCGCGACCCTGGCGACGCTCCCCGGGATCGGCGCCGCGACCGCCGAACGGATGATCGCCAAGCTCCGCCGGCGGATGCCGAAGTTCGCCCTCGCCGTGCAGCGGGCGCTGCCGGCCGGCGGCCCCGTGGGGGGCGACGTGCTCGCCGAGACCCTCGCCGTGCTCCGCTCGATCGGCCACTCCGAGAGCGACGCGCGGCGCCTCGTCGACGGGCTGCGCGACGCCAAGAAACCGTGGCGCGATCCCCAGGAGGCACTCGAGGCGATCTACCGCCAGGGGCAGCGCCGGCCATGACCGCCGGACGCTGGAACGGGTAAGCTCGGGCCGGTGGCACGACCCCGACACGGAGGCGAGCGATGAGCGGCGGACGGGAGGTCACGGTGCGGCCTGAAGCGGTGGAGACGAGCGGCTCCACCGACCCGGCCGACCGCGATCTCCGCCCGCAGCGGATGGCCGAGATGATCGGCCAGCGCGAGGTCCACGAGCGGCTGGGGATCGCCGTCGACGCCGCGCGGAAGCGCGGCGAGGTCCTCGGCCACATCCTCCTCGACGGCCCTCCCGGCCTCGGCAAGACCACGTTCGCGACCTGCATCCCGCGCGAACTGGGCACGACGCTGCAGATCGCCAGCGGAGCGGCGCTGTCGGCCCCCAAGGACCTGATGCCCTACCTCACCAACTGCACCGAGGGGTCGGTGCTGTTCATCGACGAGATCCATCGCCTGCCGATCGCGGTCGAGGAATTCCTCTATCCGGCGATGGAGGATTTCCGCGTCGACTTCACCTGGGGTGAGGGAGTGGCGGCGCGGACGATCAACATGCCGCTGCGGCCGTTCACGCTCGTCGGGGCGACGACCCGGTCAGGCCTGATCTCGGCGCCGCTCCGCGACCGGTTCCAGATGCGCGAGCACCTCGACTTCTATTCCGTCGACGAACTGGCCGAGATCGTCCGACGGTCGGCCGCCCGGCTGCAGATGCCGATGGACGACGCCAGCGCCGTCGAGATCGCCCGCCGCAGCCGGGGCACGCCGCGGCTGGCCAACAACCGGCTGCGCTGGATCCGCGACTACTCCACCAGCCGCGCGGGCGACCGTCTCGACCTCGGCATCACGCGCCAGGCCCTCGACATGCAGGGGATCGACACGATCGGGCTCGACTCGTTCGACCGCCGCTACCTGGAGACGATCCAGCGGGTGTTCGGCGGCGGTCCGGTGGGGATCGAGGCGATCGCCCACACGATGAGCAGCGCCGCCGACACGCTCGAATCGGACGTCGAGCCGTTCCTGCTCCGCTGCGAACTGGTGATCCGCACCCCCCGCGGCCGCCAGCTCACCTCCCGCGGCGAGGAGCATCTCGGGGGCAAACCGGTCTCCGGCGGCCAGACGCGGCTGTTTTGAGGGTGCCAGGGGGCACGCTGCAGCGGCGGCAAAGCCCCGCTCGCGGCGAAACGAGCGCCGTCGGGCCATCGCGGGGCTGCGTTTGACCCTGCGGAGCGGTCACGACTACACTCCGCGGTTCCCCCGATCGACGGTTTTTTCGTGTCAGGTGCGCCATGGCCGTTCCCAAGCGACGTCAGTCGAACCAGAAAACCCGCTCCCGGCGTGCGCACGATTTCCTCGTGCCGCGGCAGTTGACGTTCTGTTCCAACTGCGGGAAGGCCGTGCCGACGCACCGGATCTGCGGGACGTGCGGCTACTACATGGGCCGCGCGGTCGTGAAGACCGAGGAATGACCAGGTGGGACAGGCAGCGCACGCCGCGCCGGCGCTGAACGACCCTCCCGCGGCGACGGCGCTGCTGTTTCCCGGTCAGGGCGCGCAGTCGGTCGGGATGCTCGGCGCGTGGTGCGACGTTCCCGAGGCACTCGATCTGTTCGATCGCGCCAGTGCGCTCCTCGGCTACGACCTCGCCGAAGTCTGCCGCAACGGCCCGGCCGCACGGCTCGATTCGACGGCCGTGAGCCAGCCGGCGATCCTCGTCACCAGCCTCGCGGCGCTCGAGGTCCTGCGGCGCCGCCCCGGGGGGCTGCCCCCGGCCCTGGTCGCCGTCGCCGGCCTGTCACTCGGCGAATACACCGCGCTGTCGTTCGCGGGTGCCCTGCAGTTCGAGGACGCCGTCCGCCTCGTCGACGCGCGGGGCCGGGCGATGCAGGACTGCGCCGACGCCACTCCCGGCGGGATGGTGGCCGTGCTCGGGCTGGAGCGCGAGCAGGTCGCCGGGCTGTGCGCGGCCCACCGCGACGGCGACGTGCTCGCCGTGGCCAACGTCCTCTGCCCCGGCAACGTCGTCGTCAGCGGCGGGCTGGCGGCCTGCGACCGTCTCGCCGCGGCCGCCACCGCCGCCGGGGCGATGAAGTGCGTGCGGCTCGACGTCGCGGGTGCCTTCCACACGCCGCTCATGGGGCCGGCGCGCGAACGCTTCACCGCGGCCCTGGCGGCGACACCCATCGAGCCCCCGCGGATCGCGGTGATCAGCAACGTCGATGCCCGCCCGCACCACGACCCGAACGAGATCCGCGGCCTCCTGGCACGGCAGCTGGTCGGGGTGGTCGAGTGGCAGGCGTCGATGGAGCATCTGCTCGGTGCCGGAATCCGCACGATGGTCGAGGTCGGACCGGGCCGCGTGCTCCGCGGATTGATGAAGCGGATCGACCGCCGCGTGGCGGTCGCCGGCGTCTGTGATTGACGGTGCGCTGCCGCGGAGCCGCGGCGGGGCCGAGGGGAGGGACCAGATGGCCACCGAAACCGGACAGCCCCCCGCCCGCCTGCGCGTCGACCTCACGGGGCAGGTGGCGATGGTCACCGGGGCCTCGCAGGGGATCGGCCGCGCGATCGCCGAGACGCTCGCCGCCAACGGCGCGACGGTCGCCCTCGTGGCCCGCTCGGCGGCCAAGCTCGACGAGGTCGCGGCCGCGATCCGTGCCGCCGGCGGTCGTGCCGAAAGCTTCCCCTGCGACGTGTCGAAGGCGGCCGACGTCGCCGCCGTCGTCGAGGCGGTCCATGCCGCGCTCGGTCGGATCGACATCCTCGTCAACAACGCCGGCGTGACGCGCGACACGCTCCTCCCGCGGATGAGCGACGAGGAGTGGGACGAGGTGATCGCCACCAATCTCCGCGGGCCGTTCCTGTTCACCCGGGCGGTGAGCCGGCCGATGATGCAGCAGCGCTACGGCCGGATCGTCAACGTGGCGAGCGTCTCCGGTCTGATCGGGAATCCCGGCCAGGCCAACTATTCGGCATCGAAGGCCGGCCTCGTCGGCCTGACGCGGACGGTCGCCAAAGAGCTGGCAGGGCGCAAGATCACCGTCAATGCCGTTGCCCCCGGCTTCATCGCCAGCGACATGACCGCCGCCCTCGGTCCGGCGCTGCTCGACGAGGTGAAGAAGCGCGTGCCGGCGAAGCGACTCGGCGAGGCGTGGGAGGTTGCCGAGGCGGTGCTGTTCCTCGCGTCGCCGGCAGCGGCTTACGTGACGGCGCAGGTGCTGACCGTCGACGGCGGGTTGATCGGCTGACCGCAGAGTCGCCTGCCGCCGAGCATCCGCCGCAGGTTCCGGGGCGCGGCCGGGGAATCTGGTCGTCGGGCGCCGCGAACGGCGGGGGCCGGGAACGGAAACGGCACCGCGGGGTTGGCTCGCCGACGGGTGTTTCCACGGGCGCGGCGAGTCCAGCCGCCGCCCTGGGGGCCCGGCGACCCGGGAAACCCCCGGCGTTTCCCGCGGTCGCCTGAGTGGACAAAGGCCATGGAGGGCTTTGTCCACGGACAGTCAGGACCGCGCCGCGGTCTGGACACTGTCCCTGGGCAACGGGTATATCACTTGCGGTCCATGGCCCGGTTCCAGCCGCCCCCAGACGGATTGGGGAGTCCGGCCGAGTGTCAGTCGACCGGATCGCGAGGAGAATACACGGTGGCTTCCGTCCAAGAACGGGTGATCGACATCGTCGCGTCGCAACTCGGCGTGAGCAAGGATCAAATCACCCCCCAGACCTCCTTCATCAACGATCTCGGTGCCGACTCGCTCGACACCGTCGAGTTGGTGATGGAGCTCGAAGAAGAGTTCGAGATCAACATCCCCGACGACGCTGCCGAGAAGATCCAGACGGTCGGGCAGGCGGTCGAGTTCATCGAGAAGCA is a window of Planctomycetota bacterium DNA encoding:
- a CDS encoding acyl carrier protein encodes the protein MASVQERVIDIVASQLGVSKDQITPQTSFINDLGADSLDTVELVMELEEEFEINIPDDAAEKIQTVGQAVEFIEKHQAA
- a CDS encoding acyltransferase domain-containing protein, whose product is MLGAWCDVPEALDLFDRASALLGYDLAEVCRNGPAARLDSTAVSQPAILVTSLAALEVLRRRPGGLPPALVAVAGLSLGEYTALSFAGALQFEDAVRLVDARGRAMQDCADATPGGMVAVLGLEREQVAGLCAAHRDGDVLAVANVLCPGNVVVSGGLAACDRLAAAATAAGAMKCVRLDVAGAFHTPLMGPARERFTAALAATPIEPPRIAVISNVDARPHHDPNEIRGLLARQLVGVVEWQASMEHLLGAGIRTMVEVGPGRVLRGLMKRIDRRVAVAGVCD
- a CDS encoding Holliday junction DNA helicase RuvA, yielding MIKRLTGVLERVEPATIDLAVGAVVHELLVPDLVRRELQGRTGTTVTLHCLEFLEGTPGRGNLVPRLVGFLSEVEREFFDLVCEVDGVGVRKALRAMVKPVGEIATAIEEQDAATLATLPGIGAATAERMIAKLRRRMPKFALAVQRALPAGGPVGGDVLAETLAVLRSIGHSESDARRLVDGLRDAKKPWRDPQEALEAIYRQGQRRP
- the ruvB gene encoding Holliday junction branch migration DNA helicase RuvB encodes the protein MSGGREVTVRPEAVETSGSTDPADRDLRPQRMAEMIGQREVHERLGIAVDAARKRGEVLGHILLDGPPGLGKTTFATCIPRELGTTLQIASGAALSAPKDLMPYLTNCTEGSVLFIDEIHRLPIAVEEFLYPAMEDFRVDFTWGEGVAARTINMPLRPFTLVGATTRSGLISAPLRDRFQMREHLDFYSVDELAEIVRRSAARLQMPMDDASAVEIARRSRGTPRLANNRLRWIRDYSTSRAGDRLDLGITRQALDMQGIDTIGLDSFDRRYLETIQRVFGGGPVGIEAIAHTMSSAADTLESDVEPFLLRCELVIRTPRGRQLTSRGEEHLGGKPVSGGQTRLF
- the fabG gene encoding 3-oxoacyl-[acyl-carrier-protein] reductase, whose translation is MATETGQPPARLRVDLTGQVAMVTGASQGIGRAIAETLAANGATVALVARSAAKLDEVAAAIRAAGGRAESFPCDVSKAADVAAVVEAVHAALGRIDILVNNAGVTRDTLLPRMSDEEWDEVIATNLRGPFLFTRAVSRPMMQQRYGRIVNVASVSGLIGNPGQANYSASKAGLVGLTRTVAKELAGRKITVNAVAPGFIASDMTAALGPALLDEVKKRVPAKRLGEAWEVAEAVLFLASPAAAYVTAQVLTVDGGLIG
- the ruvC gene encoding crossover junction endodeoxyribonuclease RuvC, whose product is MRAAGGQTPRAVRSAPPAAAWRVVGFDPGLDVTGYGVVECAPGLVRLIEAGTVRSRGTAIEDRLASLHAGVAEVLADLRPAALAIEQIFVHSRFPRTAVLMGHARGVICLAAAQAALAVHHYPPARVKRLLTGSGRADKSQMQRAVQRELGLAGPPQPADAADALAVALADWHLRLRLDLLGCPRAETTRE
- a CDS encoding 50S ribosomal protein L32; this encodes MAVPKRRQSNQKTRSRRAHDFLVPRQLTFCSNCGKAVPTHRICGTCGYYMGRAVVKTEE